atggcctctagagaggtcaaaagatttttctaattttagacctactgacctagtttttgaccacagttgaaccaatttcaaacttgacctagatatcatcaagatgaacattcagaccaatatcatacagatcccatgaaaagtatcgcctctagagaggtcacaaggtttttttttattattagacctactgacctagttttttcaggcatgtgacccagtttcaaatttgaccttgatatcatcaaggtgaacattctgaccaattttcatgaagatccattcaagggtatggcctctagagaggtcgcaaggtttttctatttcaagacctactgacctagtttttgatcgcagttgacccagtttcaaatctgaactatatatcatcaagatcaacattcagaccgaatttcatacagatcacatgaaaaatatggcctctagagaggacacaacgttttttcattatttgacctactgacctactttttgatggcatgtgacccactttcaaacatgacctagatatcatcaagatgaacattctgaccaatttttatggaaatccattcacaagtatggcctctaaagaggtcacaaggtttttctatttttagacctactgacctagtttttgaccgcacatgaccctgtttcgaagttgacctagatatcatcaagatgaacactcagaccaactttcctacagatcccatgaaaaatatggtctctagagaggtcacaaggtttttctattatttgacctactgacctagtttttgaaggcatgtgacccactttcgaatatgacctagatatcatcaaggtgaacattctgaccaattttcatgaagatctcatgaaatatatggcctctagagaggtcacaaggtttttctatttttagacctactgacctagtttttgaccgcatgtgacccagtttcaaatttggtctAGATATaatcaacatgaacattcagaccaactttcatacagatcccatgaaaaatatgacctttagagaggtcacaaggtttttctaatatctgacctactgacttagtttttgaccccacgtgacccagtttcaaacttgacctagatatcatcaaggtgaacgttctgaccaattttcatgaagatcttgtgaaatatatggcctctagaaaggtcacaaggtttttctatttttagacctactgacctaggttttgacggcacgtgacccagtttcaaacttgacctagatattatcaagatgaacattctcaccaattttcatacagatcccatgaaaaacatggcctttagagaggtcacaaggcttttctattatttgacctaatgacctagtttttgaccgcacgtgacccagtttcgacctttacttagatatcatcaagatgaacattcagactaattttcttgaagatccattgaaaaatatggcctctagagaggtcaaaaggttttactatttttagatctgctgacctagtttttgaccgcagttgacccagtttcgaacttgacctagatatcaccaagatgaacattcagaccaattttcatacagatcccatgaaaaatatggcctctagagaggtcacaaggtttttttattatctgacctactgacctagtttttgatggcacacaacccagtttcaaaattaacctagatatcatcaagttgaacattctgaccaattttcatgaagatccattcaaaagtatggcctctagagaggtcacaaggtttttctatttttagacctactgacctagtttttgactgcagttgacctagtttcaaacacgacctagatattatcaagatggacattcagaccaactttcatacagatcccttaaaaaatatggcctctggagaggtcacaaggttatttattatttgacctactgacttagtttttgatggcacgtgatccagtttcgaacttgatctagatatcatcaagataaacattctgactaattttcatgaagatccattgaaaagtatggcctctagagaggtcacaaggtttttctatttttagacctactgacctagtttttgacctcagttgacccagtttcgaacttgacctagatatcatcaagatgaacattctgaccaactttcataaagatcccatgaaaaatgtgacctctagcgtggtgacaagcaaaagtttacgcactgaCGGATGCAGGGACGACGGTCGctacgcgatcacaaaagctcatactgtcactttgtgacatgtgagctaaaaacaagagggccattatggccctatacattgctcaccagagttgatctggcctaatgacctaatttttgaccccgcatgaccaagagttgaatttgacctaaagatcatcaagacaaacattctaactaaatttcgtaaagatttggttacaactctggcctctagagtgttcacaagcttttcctttgatttgaccggtgacctagtttttgaccccatatgacccagattcgaacttgacctataggttatcaaaacaaacattctgactaattcctatgagtttcaaactttaattaTGGTCTCTAagagtgttgaaaagaatttcctttgatctggcctagtgacctagtttttgaccccacatgacccagattcatacttgacctagaaatgatgaagacaaacattctcacccagtttcataaagactgagtcacaaatgtggcctctaaagtgttcacaagcttttcctatgatttgaccaggtgactttgtttttgaccccacatgaccatgtttcgaacttgacctagagatcatcaagacaaacattctgacaatgttcataaagattgggtcaaaagtgtggtctctagagtgttcacaagcttttccattgatctgacctactgacctagttcttgaccccacatgacccagtttcgaacttgacctagagatcatcaagacaaacattctgaccatgtttcataaagattaggtcaaaaatgtggtctctggagtgttcataagcttttccattgatctgacctactgacctagtttttgaccccacatgacccagtttcgaacttgacctagagatcgtcaagacaaacattctgaccaagtttcataaagattgggtaaaaaatgtggtctctagagtgttcacgaggcaaatgttgacggacgacgcacgtcgacagatgccggacaatgaccagtcacaatagctcaccttgagcactttgtgctctggtgagctaaaaacaagagcattcCAGACCAAGACTTTGATATGACTTCAGTggttcaaaagtaaaaaaaaaaaaacattaatgagccgcaccatgagaaaaccaacatagtgcatttgtgaccagcatggatccagaccagcctgcgcatgagtgcagtctggtctggatccatactgttcgctttcaaagcctattgcatttagagaaaccgttagagaacagcatggatactgaccagactgcgcggatgtgcaggctggtctggatcaatgctggtcgcaaatggtctggatccatactgttcgctttcaaagcctattgcaattagagaaaccgttagaggacagcatggatactgaccagactgcacggatgcgcaggctggtctggatccatgctggtcgcaaatgcattatgctggttttctcatggtgcggctcatttcttcTAGAAATCGAGAGCAATGATAAGAGGGTAGAGGCTGCTTAAACGTTCATGTTCTGGCTGCACGACTGCAAAGATTGGGAGGTAATTCTACATCATCACTGCActtggaaaaaataaaaacttgtattAGTTTGCACTTAATATGTGGGTTAACCTACAGACAATTCTGGGCATGTAACATGTGATTTTATCACATTTATCTTTGATGAAAGAACAAAGAAACCTAAAAtttgcatttcatttttaataatactTAACAATCCAAAAGACTACAGTAACATAGGAACAGTTTCTACAGGCAAACTATCTTAAACACTTTATTTCCACTGGCActgtatgtacatgtagtttctttttctcatttatttatttatttgggttttacggcacaccaacacagtttaggcaaacaggactacaaattttggtttcacatctcgtttacatcgaaataaaaacattctTTTTCTCATGAATCTAAATCAATTCTACAATACCTGAGTTTCTGTGCCGATATGAATTACTGCTAAATTCCTCATTTTTAACATCCAATTTTATTGCATGACTTAATGAATACTTATTCTACATGCTGAGTACAGTACCTTTATaggacaagaggaccatgatggtcctgaatcgctcacctcttcccacatgacgcagttttgagtatgacgtcgttttttctattatctgacatagtgacctagtttttgagctcatgtgacccagttttgaacttgatctagatattatcaagataaaaatgctgaccaattttcatgaagatccactgaaaaatatggtctctagagaggtcacaaggtttttctattatttgacatattgacctagttttcgaaggtacgtgaccctgttttgaaatttacctagatatcatcaaggtgaacattctcactaattttcatgaagatccattcaagggtatggcctctagagaggtcgcaaggtttttctatttcaagacctactgacctagtttttgatcgcagttgacccagtttcaaatctgaactatatatcatcaagatcaacattcagaccgaatttcatacagatcacatgaaaaatatggcctctagagaggacacaacgttttttcattatttgacctactgacctactttttgatggcacgtgacccactttcaaacatgacctagatatcatcaagatgaacattctgaccaatttttatggaaatccattcacaagtatggcctctaaagaggtcacaaggtttttctatttttagacctactgacctagtttttgatggcatgtgacccagtttcgaacttgacctagatatcattaagatgaacattctgactaactttcataaagattccacaaaaaatgtgacctctagagtggtcacaagcaaaagtttacggacgcacggacgcactgatgcacggacggacgacggacaccacgcaatcacaagagctcaccttgtcactatgtgacaggtgagctaaaaacacaaacttTGAACACAAATGATCCTTAGTTTGCTCCCTGTCCACCTCAAAccaaagaaatgtttaaaatgatacaagCATTTTCCTTGCCTGGTGCTCAGCGTTAAAGGATAAAGTGGCGACTCTTCTCCCAAACCTTGGCGGCGATGTATTCCATCAGAAATAAGGTGCTGAGAGTGATTAAGATAAACTTTAGAagtgtttttaattattataatgttaattaaagggagttcctatagttttttatgcgcatctttctgcccAGCCGATACTATCTATGGAAAAagtgaagtgaagtcaacatttgttgaaacatgtgatagacaatcttaaatatgaggaatcttgtataaaataacattttgcaataagttttatcagtaatcaaatgttgatactggtttatgttgtatagacatgtatcatgcctgacatgtatcatgcaacatgccatttgtggctgtgttttgacagcacattttagtacaaagacagtattgttcatataatgtaagacaattaactttgtactgataagacaatatctcttttcaaatcatttagtattcaattatagaaaggatatagaatattttttaatttctagcagatataatcaatttggtcaaGTTCAGGCCATTTTTTCAtctgaacaggtgttgtattcaagcagtcttaacatacaatttagcctggtgacccatacttttttggccatttttatgttcacaatacaattatctatacaaaaggaaaacagaaaaaaattctataaaacattttttttttcaaaatttaaaaaaatattctttactatgagtatttttcattgaaaaaaagttcataaaagtgaatatgaaacaagattttttttttcatttgtacccatcattgtaatgatattgtattacaaatatgaaataaatatataaaacttattgtgctgtcttgattcatgtttttgttggtatttataaaaaaagcagaaaattatgaaaatgttgaaaagtcgctagcagtttcagcaacagtgggtgtgttcaaaacaattttttgcaaaaacaaGCTGAGTGGcccatttttttatttgttcattgttttcagcacacaatTTCCTATCagatatgtgaatttgaaaaaaaaatctatgaaataaaaaaaaaactataggaattctctttaatatgTGTTTTCACTATGGCACTATAGTAGATCAAAGTTATTCCACAGATAAAAACAATCCCACTTtcctaaaataacaaaacaaactttAGCAACCTTACTGATAGTAATTTTAGCACCTCCTGAAAAATTCCCCTTACTGCCTTGGTCAATACAAACCTGTCAAATAATGTTCATGCTTTTTAAAATAATGCTACGGCTTGAATGACAGTACGAGTAATAGAGTTGATATActgtatcataaaataaaattacctATATGATGTAGAGAAATTATTGAatcatgtttttactttttatagataCAGTGAAACACTGTTTGAGCATCAAAAGCTTGAGCTTACTCAAATGAATTTATGTAATTCCCTGCCGTTTACTAATAATTCATATGTTTACATTGCTTGAAACACTGAATAACtcataaacaaacattttgctCCTTTCACAGCTACCTAAGTGATAGGTGTAATTACTTAAATACTGTataagcagaaattttcgcgaagGTTTACTTTTCGCTATAATCtcaaggccctacatctcgcgaaaattaatcctcgggTAAATATTcgccattagtataattcaaattcatgtatgaaactatttttataatttgacgAATATTTAACCACACGAACATACTCAAAaattcaaattcgcgaaatttgaCCCtgtgaaaatatgtgcttttacagtatggtAAAAATTGGGAGGAATATGTATAAATCTGGTGCAATGCCCCCTATGATAATAGGACTACACATAATTTCCTTGCGATGATGTGTCCTCCATATTTGATTTTAGCATCCTTCAGCCTTAAACTCAAAACCTTTCGATCAAATTTGGAAAAATCAGTTTCCTGATCAGTGAGAAGACACATCATTATCCCATGTAGCTGAAGTAGATGTCTGTGTGTTAAATATTGCTAATGTTTCCATTACACATTGTAGAAGCCAGTCTAGATACTCGCGTGTATCAACGGTATAAAGCTGATCTGCAATCCATTCCATTTTCACTTTTGACAGACTTTTACGCACTTCATTCGGACAGAGCTTCGTGTCTTCTATTCCTATCCGTAATGTTAAAAACACTCGACTGTCGATATCTTTagaatttaacacatttaattcCTTTAACTGTAAGTTATGTATCCGACCTTTTGTTATGTCAACATTCACACTGAGGATGTTCATAGTTTCTGTCTTTCCGTGGAACGTACGTTGTATAGAAAATGGTGGCGTCTTGCCAAATATCCACTCCCAAGACTTCAGTTCTGTCAGATGATTATCTACACCAGGAAAGAGATTTGTGTCATGAGGATCAACAGTTTGTACACTTctcatctaaaatttgaaaaagagagacatgtatttgaatattttaatttcaatcaCAGCTTTTAGCATTAATAAgttatattttagaaattgatgaCAGCTTTGTATTTACCATATAGGCATGAAGAACATGGTTGTATTTAAAATGTGTACGTGTTGGGGCATACGTTGCTGTTATTAGGGAAAATAAACGATATAGaatttaaactagagctatcactaaaggtgatgaatgtatcccccgcatgcactgacacaatacactgcaatttgacgcacacatattgcataattatgtggactgtatgtatatagaccgtatgtatacagtatagtaacaaaaaacaaagtcccataacaatgcagaatatttatctaaaagaatgtaacatgcaccatgcacaactactgttggtactgatcacttgtgtgaagtttcattaaattgtgtgcaagggtttggtagattaggcacacacaggattgcatatgcagactgtatgtacatagtatgttaacaagaaacaaagtcccataactctgcaatttttgttgctgaaagaacataacatgccccatgcacaactactgttgttactgatcacttgtgtgaagtttcattaaattgtgtcaaggggatgaggagagatggtgcacacaagattgtgtctatgtatatagtatagtaacaaaaaaacaaagtcccataactctgcaaatttttttttctgaaagaacctaacatgccccatgcacaactactgttgttactgatcacttgtgtgaagtttcattaaattgtgtcaaggggatgaggagagatggtgcgcacaagattgtgtctatatatacagtatagtaacaaaaaaaaaacaaagtcccataactctgcaaatttttttctaaaagaacctaacatgccccatgcacaactactgttggtactgatcacttgtgtgaagtttcattaaattgtgtcaaggggatgaggagagatggtgcgcacaagattgtgtctatgtatatagtatagtaacaaaaaaaacaaagtcccataactctgcaaattttttttctaaaagaacctaacatgccccatgcacaactactgttggtactgatcacttgtgtgaagtttcattaaattctgtcaaggggataaggagagatggtgcgcacaagattgcgtctacggacagacggacagacagacaacctgaaaccagtatacccccccttacaactttgttgtcgggggggggggggggggggtttgtcacaaaaaacatatgtctccccatGATGCATTCTAAGGATAGAAGAGGGGCATGTTTGTTGGTATGCAGGGGTTTTGTCAcaaaaaacatatgtctccccatGATGCATTCTAAGGATAGAAGAGGGGCATGTTTGTTGGTATGCAGGGCGAAAGTCaactggcggccattttgttcagTGAAGTGGAACAtttcggcgatatgcacaactaggcttggtactgatcactcctgtgaatttTTGTCGAAATCTGTCAAGCtgagtttgacctgtgaaagccagacaagatttttctatcttgagctctggtggccattttgtgcagcgaagcggaacctGCCACCTGTATGggcaactaggcttggtactgatcactcctgtgaagtttcgccgaaatccagccagcagtttgacctgtgaaagcctaACAAGATCTTTttatctttagctctggtggccattttgtgcagctaAGCAGAACGTGTCGgcgatcactcctgtgaagtttcttcgaaatccggccagcagtttgacctgtgaaagccagaaaagatttttctatctttagctcttgcggccattttgtgcagcgaagcagaacttgccagcgatatgcacaactaggctcggtactgatcactcctgtgaagtttcgtcgaaatccggtcagcagtttgacctgtgaaagccggacaagcttaatgcagacagacagacggacgggcggacagacgGCGAAGGCCTgcacagatcttggtctgcactggtcacaaaggcagaatcagttgccaccagcaggctaaaggttaagtacaaaatgttaaatgttgCCTTTTAATTATCTTCATTTGTAATGGATtgaaaaaaatggatttaaaaatggataatttttttcaagttggatatattttttatacaagaAAACTTAACCTAAAAAATgtgaattatatataaatatgcacactgaaaacaaatacaaaatgtattagacaaaacacaaaataaattcaacacaattAAAATCACAAGTTTCCTGTAAACATGAATTTACTGGATGCTGAATGGATATTACAATTTAGACAGCATAAATCAAGCCCTAATTCGTACTGTTTCATTTCCCAGATCCATTACTGATCTAGACCGCCtaggtagcctagtggtagagcatcgcTTTGAGAgcgggaggccgtgggttcgatccctggccactTCATATCAAAGACATAAAAAGTGGTACTGacagcttccttgcttggcgctcagcattaagaggatagtgctaggactggtcagcccggtgtcagtgtaatgtgactgggtgggatatcatgtcacgtgtcaacggcatgatattccagtgaggcagcaatataaagttgggcataatgtactcactgctacaagtagacactgttgtttattatatatgactgaacttttttttaaaaagacgttaaacccgaacacacacacacacaattactGATCTCATTATTTACATTGGAAACtgtgaacaagagggccataatggccctatatcgcttacctgttatcattgcacttaaggacaagaagggcctcagaaaaaatatctaagtccaaaggacaggaacaacaaagggaagaagtttaaccaaaaagaaagaaaaaaaatcttacaaggtacagaatgatatgtcaaaatacacctaaaaattggaggtaccatccatgttgtaccacagaaaagtggtcttggtttttccctacggccaataataaaaaggttactaaaaataagctatttatagtaacgaaaaaagggaagtaattaaaaaaaaattattgtaaatgaacaaaagaaggatctgccaaataaaaacaagagcactgcaatgcaacgcaaatgcagagcaatatacacacaaaacaaagtcatatgacctttgacccctaagtgtgaccttgaccttgaagtgagccatccaaaacatgcgatctgcacgtcgtttcgatgaggtgaacatttatgtcaggtttctttgaaatccttcaagaagttcaagagttacagagcggaagggaaattgctaaccaacagccagacagacaccgaggcgataacataatacgtcccttcgggcatataaaaagaaatcgagatcttatcgtgacacaagttgtgtgcaagtttggttaaaatcaaatcataaatgaagctgctattgtgcagacaagttcaaaatagctaattttggccctttcaggggccataactctggaacccattcagggatctggccggttcaagaaaggaaccaagatcttatggtgacacaagttgtgtgcaagtttgattaaattcaaatcataaatgaagctgctattgtgcagacaaggtcaaaatagctaattctggccctatcaggggccataactctggaacccatgaaggaatctggccagttcaagaaaggaaccaagatcttgtggtgatacaaattgtgtgcaagtctggttaaaatcaaatcataaatgaagctgctattgtgcagacaaggtcaaaatagctaattttggccctttcaggggccataactttagaagccattatgggatctggccggttcaagaaaggaatcgagatcttatggtgacacaagttttgtacaagtttgattaaattcaaatcaaaaatgaagctgctattgtgcagacaaggtcaaaatagctaattctggccctttcaggggccatcactctggaacccataatggaatctggctagttcaagaaaggaaccaagatcttatggtgatacaagttgtgtgcaagtttggttaaaataaaatcataaatgaagctgctattgtgcagacaatgtcaaaatagctaattctggccctttcaggggccataactctggaacccataatggaatctggccagtttaagaaaagaagcaagatcttatggtaatacaagttgtgtgcaagtttggtaaaaatcaaatcataaataaagctgctattgtgcagacaaggtcaaaatagctaattttggccctttcaggggccataactctggaacccattatgggatctggccggttcaagaaaggaaccgagggTCTTATGgttacacaagttttgtgcaagtatgattaaattcaaatcaaaaatgaagctgctattgtgcagacaaggtcaaaatagctaattctggccctttcaggggccatcactctggaaaacataatggaatctggccagtttaagaaaggaaccaagatcttatggtgatacaagttgtgtgcaagtttggtaaaagtcaaatcataaataaagctgctattgtgcagacaaggtcaaaatagctaattctggccctttcaggggccataactctggaacccataatgggatctggccagttcaagaaaggaaccgagtcttatggtgatacaagttgtgtgcaagtttggttaaaataaaatcataaatgaaaccactatcccacagacaagaaattgttgacggacggacgcacgcacagacgacggacgaatggttatcacaaaagctcaccttgtcactatgtgacagctGAGCTAATAAAACTGTGTATATATGGTGTTGGAATAACATCTAACACAATGAAATACTTCAGCAAAAGAAGGACCCGTACACATCAATGTTTCAAGTCTTAAAAAAGCTTAAATTACTTTTTGCCATATATTTGTAAATCATGTATGGACTTTATTGAAACTTGGCATGATTATGGCATATGCTACAGTAAAAAGTTTGGCAAAGTTTTAGCAATTATTAGatttatacaaatataaagtTTACACTGCAATTCTACTATTTAGTGGTTTAAAGTTtaagtctaaatttcagacttaaGAAGTTGATACAGAACTTTTGCACATTACCtgatcattctgaacaaatttttcACTGATAACATCAACCAGAGAAGTGAAGTCAACATCAGGAAAATGATCTGCCAGATTTGTCACTGACATCTTTAAACTTGCTGTAGCTTTACTACTGACACCTTCCtgtaaaatggaacaaaaaattcaCTGATAATATCAAAGGGTtaataatagtagcttgatctgggattttgtattcggctcgagtggatttttgccagactGAATCTCACGAGGtgtgcaagcgccgagtgtgatccgatattgcaaaatccacgagagccgaatacaaaattccagatctagctactgtaacagttataataacccttttattatatacctccatctttttgtttgttgttttgttattggacgaaatcttcaatgtttatcgatattaaaatggaacttagtgaagtttttatgtgcgctatttatagaactgtgtcaggtcatgcatatcaatgaaagtagtccggcaacatacaatacaaaaggtacaatacggatttttttctgcctgttcatatttacttgtgaaatacaagccgattttttacagaatttatataggtatataacaagagctgtcacaggagagtgtgcgctcgactatttcgatgctggattgtgaaactgggcacatctgaggaggCTGGAGCTGTCGCCGGAGtatttaatgactcaaatgtggatgaagatattggacagtAGTGTGAATCTGTGTCAAAGGTATAAAgtgataagagagataaagataaagtgt
The genomic region above belongs to Mercenaria mercenaria strain notata chromosome 12, MADL_Memer_1, whole genome shotgun sequence and contains:
- the LOC128547415 gene encoding lipoyltransferase 1, mitochondrial-like; its protein translation is MRILKRPWRVLLSQHRLNHIASRLASSKAVRSHRVLISSSTNIYENLALEDWLFENTDFQRESVLLLWRNKPCVVFGRHQNPWVECNVPYCQKYEVDLVRRKSGGGTVYHDEGNLNCSFLMENSLYNRRRNLQLVVDALKSHWAIPLSINKRDDIIYQDKYKISGTASKLGGKKTYHHFTLLYNVDKEELQNSLHSNLEGVSSKATASLKMSVTNLADHFPDVDFTSLVDVISEKFVQNDQMRSVQTVDPHDTNLFPGVDNHLTELKSWEWIFGKTPPFSIQRTFHGKTETMNILSVNVDITKGRIHNLQLKELNVLNSKDIDSRVFLTLRIGIEDTKLCPNEVRKSLSKVKMEWIADQLYTVDTREYLDWLLQCVMETLAIFNTQTSTSATWDNDVSSH